ACAACTTCATTGTTTTGGAGGATGTCcttgtatttttaattcttcacCCCGGCCTATTATTAAGTATTCTGGACATTGTTGGTCATTTGTAAAGCATGCCTGCCAAGTGGAATTCATTTGTTCAGTGTCCCATATTGCTAATGTCTTTAAGCAGTTCTCACAACCAccatttcttgctgcttttacttttttaattaaacGCAGGAGTGGTggttttctcccccttcctccttccctccctttttgcctcccttccttccttccttccctctctgttttTCTGAGAAGTTTACACCTGAATACATTTTACCCACTAGTGTGAGCCACTGAGCATCTCCTCCACAGTAACATTTTGAACCAGGTCTTCCATACTGCTTGGTgctaaggaagaatttttcttgttgtttttcccCCTTAGCATCTGAAATGATATCCAAAATTTTGTGTCCCTTTCACAAGGGGACACAGAGCCCAATGTTTACAATGCCTCTTTCATCTGACACATTACTTCACTGAATCATGACTGGTGCTAAGGTAGGCAGGCAATAGGCATAGACAATCTTCAAATATCTACCTTCCTAACTTCCAGTGGAGAGTCCACACTGACTCCTGCTGGAGAAGCATTCTTCTGATTAACTGTTGCCAAAGAAACGGTGATGGTCCCGCTCTGTCAAGTATTactgaataaaaaaaagtataatCCGTAGAGAAAAATCCTGACCTGACTAATCACCTACTTCAGTTTCTGCTATTTCTGAATTTATTCTCTAGACATCTGTTCCAGCAGCTAACAGTGAGAATTCTAACCTTTTTTCTTAGATCCCTGTTTTAATGTGtttgaaaaatgtaaataactGCACAATCTGCCAGCAACAAGGCTTGTGCTAAGCATTTTACTCTTCTAGGTTTTACAAATGCACGTCAGTAAGTGAAGAGCTGATGGTGTTACAGATACTTATTTCTGATGTTTTGTCCAGATTTTTCAGTCTCTGTGCTAATACAATTCCTAGGGTTTACAGTATTTGGTTTATAGAACATGACAACAGACATACTGTCATCAATATGACAATAAACATGAAATAGGTAATGAGCATACCAAATGGAAGTGATTACTTTTTAATGTTACTCTGATATATCTCAAAGTGGAGTAAGGATGTTTATATGATGAAGGTAAAATattaaaactgcatttttcagTCCTGCAGTTGTCTCCCTTTGTGACTCTGAATAATTCATACGTCATTTCAATGCCTTTCTTTTTGACTTGGAAACTTATGATTACTCATCTTTGTATGAGATAAATTTTATGAAGTACTTTTATTAGTTTGAGGCCAATATATAATACGGTGATGTAGTGACACTTGAGATTTCAAAGAGGACAACGACTCGACTTTTGTATTAAGCAATCTTCATTGTGCAGTTGTGAATTCAGCAGGATATGCTGTTTCACGGTGGCACAACTACACAGCAGTGACAAATGAGTATACAGCTGACACTGCTGCATGTCATCCAGTATACACTAAAGGGCACAGCCTCAGATGCCTTGACCCAAACTCAATCCTCtctcagcagccctggcacagatGTACCTTTCCATTCCCAGAATGTTTATCATCTTCTGTATATGATTTCTTTCCAGTCAGCTCCCCATCAGCTTTAGTAATTAACAGCAGATCTCTTGagtctcatccagtcttttcctGTTATTCACTGCATGATGAAGATTTAAGCAGCCAGCTTTAAGACCCAGCTTGTTCCAGGAAAACAGTGCAGATTCTTTCATGCCCTTGCTCAACTCCCTCCCCACAGAGGGAGCATGGGCCTGGGTGCATCCTGCCTTGTGGCTCAGCAACTATGGAACTTGGGAACTCTCCATCGTGAGTTACAGCAACCATGAAGAGAAAGAATGCAAATAGGAAAAGCACAGAGAGATCTAAAATCTGGGACACAGTGCTTTTGTATTGACTTATCTTTACATTTGTGGTCTTCCAGACAGAGTGTTCAGTACCTGTGGTTCAGTATCTGTGACCATGTTCTCTGTGATAGCCAGTTGCACTTGTGCCATCAAGTGAGTAACTAATGTGTGATTTTCTATTCCAGTTATTGTCCAGGGTCTGTATGGAGTCTTTATCCTTGTCTGCACTCACAAATCAGCATCTAAGTCACTTAAATACTATTAACCACTTGTAAAAAAGCACGTAGGATTTCTTGGACATTTTCACAACTTGGGAAGATGTTGAACCCAAACTCACAGGGTTTATTCATAAAAAACCTATTTCATAGGTACTGCAAAGAGTCTGTCTGATGGCCTTGTACTTCTCCCCAGACAGTATCAATGCTGCTTCATGACACTAGTATTGCTGCTACAGAATTGGGAAGAAGATCCCTCCATCAATCACAACTGAGTGAAACAGCAGAATCATTTCAgaactgctgctccaggctctctgTGCCCGAGGGCCTTCCCAATAAGCAGACAACCGTTGTTTGAAAAGCGGGAGAAAGAAACGCCGTTTCACTGTCCCTTTCTGTAGCCAGCGCCACCGACAACAGACACTCAACCTCCGCCTTACAGTCAGCACAAACCTACACCTTCGATCTCTCCTTGCCCAAGCTGTGCTCGTTCTCAGCAAACGCCAGCGAGCGAAATGTTCTTACTCGCAATCCCGCACCGATTTGACCCGGGACCCACTTTTCCCATCCGGGACCCACTTTTCCCATCCGGGCCTCCCTGCCCCGGACCGTGCGCCGCGGCGGAAGCCTTTTGGCGAGGCgctgcactgctggctgccGGAAGTGGTGTCCCCGCGTGTGGCGCATTTCCGGCGCGAGCCCGCCTCTTGTATCGTCGCTCGCGCGTTTCTGCTCGTCTCCCCATGGCTGCCTCTGTGGTGAGTCCGCGGCCGGGCCGGTGAGAGGTTGGGCTGGGGTCGCGGTTCGAAGGCTGCGAGGAACTGCGGCCTCGTGGAGGGAAGCGCTGGTTCTCCGCCTTCGGGCCGCGGAcgggagctgctgcttttcagagagAGGCATGGAGAGCCGCCGGGGTGCCAGAACGTGTCCCGTCTGTAGTGACAGGTGGAAACGGAGGGAAGCGCCTCAGTACGGGGATGTGTGCATGGCTCTTTCCGACGGGTCCCTCAGCCCCTGGCCgctccctgggcagggctgctgtcCCTGCGTCTTTGGCAGGTTCCTATCCCCGGCTGTTCCACCTCCACTGAGAGCGTCCGCAGCATCCTTGTGCAGAGGCCTAAGGCCAGACCGTGGTTTGTGTGGTGAACCACCGTGTTTTGCAGAGACGCTGTGTAGTTTGGCTGGGTTTTGGGAATTGTCATCGGAGCCTCCAAGGGTTTTGTcggggttttgggggttggttgtgtttttaaAGTATGGCTTTCCTGTTAAATACTAAGAAGAAATATTCCTGGGGAAGGTGattagacattggaacaggAGCCTGTGGCAGTACTGGAGGAATTCGTGGTAGTTTACTAAAGACTCTCAAGAAAATATAAGTAGTTAAATTGTGAAGTACTGATTGAGGTGCAAATATTGAGAGTATAATGCTTAAACAGAACAATGATAATTGATacagttttaaataaaatattgtaaCAGAAGCAAATTAAGATTTATAGAAGCATGGACAGGAAATTCAGAGTCAGTGCTTTCCAGGATGTCACAGTTCAAGGTCTGTGAGAGATGAAGAGCCAAGTGGCTAAACAAATTGGCCAAATAACTGAGTGAGATCACAGTGCAGTGATGTGACAACAGTGATGTGCTACCTTTGTATGAATAAAAGTAGAGACTTGTAAGAGAAGTAATGATGTGAGgaatggggttttttgtttggtttggttttttttctgagaatatAGCACTGGAGTAATTGATACTGGAATACATCTAGCATGTGGAAGACCAACCAAAGTGACTTGCTGGAGAAACTGTGTAGACAACTGGGTTGCATAATACTGGCTAAGTTAAGTAATTtggtatgtttttattttttctttccaggatTTCAAAACCTATGTGGATCAAGCTTGTAGAGCAGCAGATGAATTTGTCAACATTTATTATGAGACAATGGATAAAAGAAGAAGGGTATGCAGATATTTTGACAATAGTTAGAACTGTCTTGTCTgggttttgcttgcttttctagCTGGCATTGCACTTGAAAGCAGCTAACAGACGGTTTGTTACCATGCATTGCCTGGGCTGAGACCTCTCTTCCTCTTAGGCTGCCCTGTAGGGGATTTCATGTTActgtgcagcagtgctgtaAAAGGGATGCTTTCAGAAAGTGCCACTTTCATGTTCTGGGCAGATGACTGTCCTCTTTAGGTTTCCACTGTTCATGGTCTTGGTCACTATTTTGTTTTAACCTGAAATTGTACTTTCCTGACATACTTTGTGttgcacacacatgcataccCCCTCAGAAAATATAAATGATAACTTATTCTGGAAAACACTATTCTTTTGTTAGCAACTAGTTCAGTTCTATCACTAACTTTGTCAAAGGAATCTCATGAGTATTTACGTTTGGAGGCATACTAGTCCCTGTGCAACTTAAAAAGGAGCACTAATTGTTAAAAGGACCTGTTGTTTCAGGAAGGCATTTGATCTGTCAAAGTAACAGAAGAAATCGATAATTCACAACATAAGAATTCAAAGAACTTTATTTTGTCTGCTGTACATTGTGAGCATTTACACGTTTTCCTCAGCTATGTGATTTCCTAATCACTCAGGCTTTAACAAGACTTTATCTGGACAAAGCAACACTAGTTTGGAATGGGAATGCAGTGTCTGGGCAAGAGGAGCTGAACAAATTTTTTGAAATGTTGCCGTCTAGTGAGTTCCAGGTGAATGTGTTGGACTGCCAGCCCGTTCACGGTAAGGTTGTGTTACAGTTTACTTACTTTTCAGTCTTATTGTAGCTATTGAAAGTGATCTGCAATTATGATAGTGCTTAATGCTTCCTCTTGAACAAGCTTAGAGAAAACGCTTAGGGTTGCAATGTCAGGTTGTGCATAAGTAAAGCACAAATTGTaatgcagcagctccacacttTTTCTCATGTCTGAGAAGTATTTTAAGAATGTTTTTGTTAAGATCCAATCCAGATGCCATGTATTTTCATGTATGGGAAGGTCTTGGCTTACCAGGTTGTGTTGTCATTGACAAGGTCTAAGAGTCAGGAAACCTCAAGTGTAGCTTCTGATACTTACCTGCAGTATAATGTGCAATAAACCATTAACCTGTATGTGACTTGATTTCTTTACATCTGGAATAGATGTTCTTTAGATTTCTGATGAACAGCTACTAGAGGAAAGCTTACATAATGGAGAGCTTAAGCAATTACTTCTATCGGATATTTGGGGAATTAACTAAGGAAAAAGCCTGTGGTTAAGCGTACTtactttgctctgctgtgaaAAATACCATCTCTAATAGTGGGGAAAAAGGTGTATGCAATATGCTAAATACAAATATATCTATGTACATGTCAAGTAATGAGAGCTTCTTCTAAGCAAAAACTCAGGTGTTTGTCATAGTGCTCTAAAATGAACAAGATGAgatgaaaagagaaaggctattaAAAAGCAGTGTTGGTGAGCAAATACACCGTTGTCTGTATAGAAATGATGCAACAAAACTGTATTTGTCATGAATGTGTAACCAACTTTTAGCCTATGACTAGTATAAccagaatggaacaaaactggtaTGTACAGTTCCTACTTCTTTACCTGCTGGTCTTTGTTTGAGTTGTTTTCTTTATACTACTTCTCCTTGTGAAGAGCAAGCTACGCAAGGCCAGACGACAGTGCTCGTGGTGACAAGTGGGACAGTAAAATTTGATGGTGACAAGCTGCGCAGCTTCAACCAGAACTTCTTGCTGACAGCACAGGCCACACCCACCAACACAGTGTGGAAGATTGCCAGTGACTGTTTCCGCTTTCAGGACTGGGCCAGTTAGTGAGGATTGGCTGTGGGAAGTGACCTCTCCCTCCACAGATTGAAGTTAGCCCTATGGACAGCTGTGCTCCGCGGATGGGACGTGCTCACTCTTCCTGCCGCTTCTGTCATGGAAGGTCTACAGAGGTTTCAGGGTTGATCCCAGTGACCAAGGGTTTAGTAGTAAACAGTCTTCAAATGTGAGAGGTTGCTTGTCTTAGTTGAAAGTAATGAAATGCTGAGGGCAGTGAGCTGTGTTGGAATCATTCCTAAAATGCCTTACATGCAGCTATGCTGCTACTTCCAGACTTCTTGTATGGAATGCTGAAACTCTcctatttgaaaacaaaatcctCTTAATCTAAAATTCTGACCAAACGAGTGATTCCTTTTCAACTTGCAAAGATCTGGTTTTACAATAGTATCTTCCTTCTTTGGAGGAAGATGCTTGTGGCACGCAGAGAGAATTATCAAAGCTGCCTACTCCTCATTGTAAGAGGGTAGGAAAGATTGATCATGATTTATACTGTTTGCAAAAGTAGCAAATACAGCTCCTGAGTGTGTAATCTCTCAAATACAGTTAGTCCATTCTCTGATGTGAAAGGACTAAATAACCTCATCAGGCTTCCCTTTGGTTTAAGCTTCTCAGGCTTTGGTTATAGTTAATTTACATTGATTTATATGTAGGGCATGCTGAATGATTCAGAGCTCCCATGCCAATAACTATTGTCACTTGCACGTGAAGGACTTCAAattgattgtttttcttttgaagtcTTACCGTGCAAGAAATAGGTCAGTTACACGATCTCTGTTTGCTTTAACTGTTAATTCTGTTGCTATGAAGTCTGGACATGTTTTCTCATATTCAGTCTGCAAGTTACGAATACCTACTGTCTTTCCAGGAAACGTAAAAAAAGTGGCACTGAAAGTATGTATTACTGTGAAGCCTTCAATTTTTCTCTTAGTACTGTTACTCAGAACAGGTGCTTTGGTTATTTTCAACTCAAAACCTGAATGCCATCTTCCTCTCATACAGATTTTCACTGTAGttttcatgttatttttaaatattaccTTGAtggttggggggggaggggggtgtctTGCTTGTAGTTTAAGGCTTTCAACTGCTTTAAAATAGGTTTCAAGACTGCAGGTTGAGATTTTCCATCTTAACTTGGGAACTTAAAGAGTAAATCTAAGTATCACCAAATTTGTTTCGAACTGGTACGTTTCCATTTTAAGCTGACTTTAAAAAATACCTGAATTTAAgctgaattttaaaaatttaaaaaattttaGTTAATTTAGTTAAATATGTGACTACATTTGCTTGTAACTGTAAAAACATGAGGGGATCTTGTAACTCTGATCTTACTACCTGttgcaacaacagcagcagcctggataCAAAAGCAGTTCTGGCTTCTTCTGTCTTGTTTTTTGACTTAAATTGGGAAAACTGTGAAAATGAGCAATATCTGACTTGTGTAAAACCCCTCCAAACATCTGTACGATCCCACAAACAACGGGACACTGAGGTGAAAGGGGTGGCTTTGTTTCCACTTAAGGCACTCTAGGctttatttaaacaaataaaactgTCCCTCTTCAAAAGCTGTTCTGA
This DNA window, taken from Indicator indicator isolate 239-I01 chromosome 17, UM_Iind_1.1, whole genome shotgun sequence, encodes the following:
- the NXT2 gene encoding NTF2-related export protein 2; amino-acid sequence: MAASVDFKTYVDQACRAADEFVNIYYETMDKRRRALTRLYLDKATLVWNGNAVSGQEELNKFFEMLPSSEFQVNVLDCQPVHEQATQGQTTVLVVTSGTVKFDGDKLRSFNQNFLLTAQATPTNTVWKIASDCFRFQDWAS